ACAGCGGGAAGAACAACCGGGCGTCCGGGTGCGGCAGTTGCCGCTCAGCCCAGTCGGCGGCGGTGAGCGCGTCCAGCCGGTCGGCGTTCGGGCTCAGCCACGGAGCGTCCGGCCGGACGGCGGCGGCCAGCTCGTCCAGCTGCTCGAACAGGTCGCCGAGGGCCACCGCGTTCAGCGGCGGGAAGCGGCCGTCGGTGGTGGCCCGGCTGCCGTCCTCCGCCAGCGCGAACCGGCTGGCGCCGTGCATCGCGGTCGGTGCGGTCTTCAGGTCGCAGGCGGCGAGCAGGGTGTGCAGCTCGGTGTGCCGGTCGCCCAGGTACGCCGCGCCGGCGTCGATCCACCGGCCGGGCGCGACCTCGATGCCCCTGGTCCGACCGCCGACCCGGTCCCTGGCCTCCAGCACCGTCACCCGCATCCCCCGGTCGGCGAGCTCGACGGCGGCGGTCAGCCCGGCCAGGCCCGCGCCGACCACCACCGCGGAGTGCGGCGGCCGGCCGGGCGCGGCGGGAGCCGCGGCGCTCACCGGGCAGCCGGGACGGTGGCGGCGGGGGCAGCCGTGCCGCCGGCGGCGGCGATCCGGGCGGCGAGGCCGGCCGGGGTCGGGGCGGCCAGGAAGTCCTCGAAGGTCAGCTCCACTCCGTGAGTGCGGGCCACCGCGCTGAGCACCCGGGTGGCGATCAGCGAATCCCCGCCCAGCAGGAAGAAGTCGGCGTCCGCGGGCACCTCGGCCAGCTCCAGGACGCGACGGAACACCGCCGTCAGCGAGTCCAGGAGGTCGGTGCTGTCGCCCGGCGGCGGGGTCGCGGGCGAGACGGCGGGCATGTCGAGGCTCATCAGGGGGTCTCCTTCGACCGGTGCGGGGTGCGCGTGGTCTGGCGGTGCCAGCGGTGCGTGGTGCGCGGTGCTGAACGCGGGTGCGATGGTGCCGGGGGTGCATGGCTGAGCGGTGCGGGTGTGCAGGCTGAGCGCGGTGCGGGTGCGCGGGGGAGTGGCGCGCGGCGGTGCCGGAGGTGCGTGCTGCGGGTGCGCGTGGTGCGGACGGAGCGTCAGGTGATCGGGCCGGTGCCGTGCAGGCGGTGCGAGGCGGCGCGGTCGACCTTGCCGCTGGTGGTGCGGACCAGGTCCGGGACGACCGTGATCCGACTCGGGACGAGGTGGGCGGGCAGCAATTCCCGGAGCCGGCGCAGGACTTCGGCGCCGAGCGCCTGGTCCGGCCCGCCGGTGCGCGGGACGACGTAGGCGACCAGGGCGGCCCGTCCCGCCAGCGTGGTCGCGGCGACCGCCGCCGCACCGACCCGGGGATGGGCGCCGAGCGCGGCCTCCACCTCCGCCGGATCGACCCGGATGCCGCGGATCTTCACCTCGTGGTCGAGCCGTCCCTGGTGGGTCAGCACCCCGTCCGCCGCCCGGGTGGCGCGGTCCCCGGTACGGAACCAGCGGCGGCCCTCGCGGGTGACGAAGCGCTCGGCGGTGGCCTCCGGGAGCCCCGGATAGCCGGTCGCCAGCGCGGCGCCCCCGATCAGCAGCTCGCCCTCGCCGGACAGCAGTTCCTCGACGTGCGGCAGGGCGCGGCCGATCGGCGCGCGCTCCGCCGGGTCCCAGCGGCGGCCCGGCTCCGGGGTGTCGGGGCCGAGCAGGTCCACCGCGTGGGTGATCAGGGTGGTCTCGGTGCAGCCGTAGGTGTTCAGCAGCCGGATCCGGGCGCTGTCGACCAGTCCGCTCCAGTCCGCCAGCCTGGCCGGCCCGGCGGCCTCGCCGCCGATCACCACCAGCCGCAGGCAGTCCGGCAGTTGGGGCCGCCCGCCGTCCTCGGCGAGGTGCAGCACCAGCTCGTGCCAGAACGCGGTCGGCAGGTCCAGTACCGTGACGCCGCGCCGTTCGACCATGCGCAGCAGTCGGGGGACCGACGCCGAGTGCGCCTCGGGGTCGAACACCAGCCGGGCGCCGGCGGTCAGCGTCGGCAGGATCTCCTCGAAGCAGGTGTCCCAGTTCAGCGAGGCGAACTGCAGCACCCGGTCCTCCGGCGTCACCCCGAACAGCCCGCGGAGCGAGGCCACCGAGGCGGTGATCGCCCGACGCGGCGTCAGCACCGGCTTGGGCTGCCCCGTCGACCCGGAGGTGAACAGCACGTAGGCGGGGTCGCCGGGCGCGACGGCCGGGCCGCGGGGCGGCCCGGCCGGTTGCTCGCGCAGGTCCGCGGGACGCGCCGGGACGGCCGGGGGCTCCGGGGGTTCCTGGTGCCGCAGGCCGAGGCGCTCGGCGTGGTCGCCCGCGTCCCGGCCGACCAGGGTGCGGCAGCCGGCCGTGGCGGCCATCCGACGCTGCCGCTCCAGCGGAAACGCCGGGTCGAGCGGGACGTAGGCGCCGCCCGCCGCGAGGATGCCCAGCAGGGCGATCACCGTGTCCGGCGAGTGGGTCGCGACGGCTGCCACCGGACCGGGCCGGTCGCCCAGGTCGGCGGCCAACCGGCTGACGCATAACTCGAGTTGCTGGTAGCTGAGAGTGCGTTCGGGGGACTCGATCGCGGTTCGTTCGGGCCACCGGAGAACGGTTTCCGCGAACGCGTCGAGCAGATCGGAGGCCGATCCGCTGACGCCGCCGTTCTTTGACATGCCCGCTCCAAGAAAATGCCCAGAGGTGCCCGTCCGTGCTTCGGCGAACCGGGACTCTACCTGTCACCATGCGTGCCCACAATGGGTGTTGCGGCGGGTTTCCAGAGGACCTGTGGGCGAACTGTGAACGCACCCGGCACCCGCCTTGATCACGTTCCGTGATCAGTGGGGTGCCGTGCTGCCAAGGCGCCCCGGGGGCGGCGGGGGGCGGGGCGCCGCGGCGGAGTTGATGGTGCGTCAGCGAATGGCCGGGTCGCTGCGAGCCCGCGTCGGGGGTGGCGGGGCGTTTTTGCCGCGCTTTACCGATCCCGGTTCGAACAAGCACGGTCCGTACTCGAACCGGTTGCCGGGAAGCGGGTGGCGATCGGTGATTTCCGGCCGGGAAAGCAATTCCCGCTCGGAGCGGAAGGGCAAGCCGCCGCCGCGGCTTCGCGTACCGGGCCGGTCGAGCATCGGCGGTAGCGGAGCGTCACTGCCCGCACGTCGCTCGGCCGGTACCATCTCGCGGATGAAGATCGCCGCCGTCCTGGTCGACGCCGCCGTCCTCGGCTCGGTCGGTGCCGCCCTGCTGCTCGGCCCCCGGCTGCTGCGCGTGCCCGCGACCGCGCCCGGGGCCGCGCCCGAGATCCCGTCGAAGAGCCCGTCCGGGAGCGCCGCCGCGTCCGTCCGGGCCCGGCGGCCCGTCCCGCCGGAGGCGCTGCTCGCCGCCGTCACCGCGGTGCTCTACCTCAATCAACTGTTCTGCTCCGCCTACCTGTTGCGCGTGCACGGCGGCGACACCTCGTTCGTCGCCCGCTACCTTCCGGCCGGCTGGTTCGACCAGCCCACCGGCAACCCGCTGGTCCGCGCCCTCGCCGACCGGCTGCCGGCGCCCCGGCTGTTCGCCCCCACCGTGCTGCGGGTGCAGGCCTTCCTGGAGCTGCCGTTCGTCCTGCTCGCCTACGCCACCGTGCTGCGCCGCCTCAGCCCCGCGCTGCACCGCACCGTGCTCGGCTCCGCGCCGCTGGCGTGGACGGCCGCGCTCTCGTACACGGTCGTCTTCAGCACCGTCGAATGGGCGCTGTACAACCCGTGGACCCTCCAGGACGTGGCCCTCCGCGTCCTGTCCGCCCTGCTCACCGTGCCCCTGCTGCTCGCCCTCGCCCGCCGCGACACCGGCCCCGACCGGCACCCGGGCACCCTCGGCCTGCTGCACTTCGCGGTCACGCTCTGGGCCCTCGGCACCCTGGTGATGGTCGTCTACGACACCGCCCTGCTCTACAACCTCGGCCACCTGCCGACCCGTTGGCCCCTCGCCCTGTTCGCGCTGCTGCTGCTCGCGGCCACCGCCCGCCGACCCGCCGACCCCGTCACCCCCGGCCCGGCCACCCGCGCCCTGGCGACCCTGCTCCGCCGCGGCCTCGTCCTGTTCCTGATACCGGCCTTGGCCGTCCGCTACGGCCTCGGCTACCCGCACCCCGCGATCGCCCTGGCCGGCGCCCTGCTGATCGCC
The DNA window shown above is from Streptomyces sp. TLI_171 and carries:
- a CDS encoding acyl carrier protein gives rise to the protein MSLDMPAVSPATPPPGDSTDLLDSLTAVFRRVLELAEVPADADFFLLGGDSLIATRVLSAVARTHGVELTFEDFLAAPTPAGLAARIAAAGGTAAPAATVPAAR
- a CDS encoding amino acid adenylation domain-containing protein, which translates into the protein MSKNGGVSGSASDLLDAFAETVLRWPERTAIESPERTLSYQQLELCVSRLAADLGDRPGPVAAVATHSPDTVIALLGILAAGGAYVPLDPAFPLERQRRMAATAGCRTLVGRDAGDHAERLGLRHQEPPEPPAVPARPADLREQPAGPPRGPAVAPGDPAYVLFTSGSTGQPKPVLTPRRAITASVASLRGLFGVTPEDRVLQFASLNWDTCFEEILPTLTAGARLVFDPEAHSASVPRLLRMVERRGVTVLDLPTAFWHELVLHLAEDGGRPQLPDCLRLVVIGGEAAGPARLADWSGLVDSARIRLLNTYGCTETTLITHAVDLLGPDTPEPGRRWDPAERAPIGRALPHVEELLSGEGELLIGGAALATGYPGLPEATAERFVTREGRRWFRTGDRATRAADGVLTHQGRLDHEVKIRGIRVDPAEVEAALGAHPRVGAAAVAATTLAGRAALVAYVVPRTGGPDQALGAEVLRRLRELLPAHLVPSRITVVPDLVRTTSGKVDRAASHRLHGTGPIT